The Malus sylvestris chromosome 12, drMalSylv7.2, whole genome shotgun sequence genome contains a region encoding:
- the LOC126593914 gene encoding myosin-binding protein 7: protein MDSEAFPSSRPTVKCCNCECSCSLVSVSSGGTWLRSVKRKYGEFEDGNRFFIPGIELYYNARVHMENECVALRETLSSQQNTIQDLYTELDEERNASSSAANEAMSMILRLQGEKAEIQMEARQFKSFVEEKMAHDQQELLALEDFLYKREQAIQALTCEVQAYKHRMMSYGLTESEAEGENGSFSRIQSVGDFEAQYELPTTPTYEYPPLKCKINETQGALECDDDADVEKYAFGETPRGREHLRNLESRLHQMERSPSGSSMGGDFSGSKNIFEKVVVGHSPRRSRHSGRLSSDSPMYTVKETGPDFAESPRYNSSFRKADYVSQSEDYPNTRKFDNISEVGDDTSDRIYTIDSVHNGAPYNGYTEAKSGVTPRGLTGPDFEDPDVMKLYMRLQALEADRESMRQAMLSMRTDKAQLVLLKEIAQHLCKDMSPEKQMIVKKPSPVRSFSFISVFKWIMSFVFWRRRARRSKHMFGLSANVGLLMLLDKGPHVRQWRCLTSTQV, encoded by the exons ATGGATTCAGAAGCATTTCCATCCTCAAGGCCGACGGTGAAATGTTGTAATTGTGAATGTAGTTGTTCGTTGGTGAGTGTTTCTTCAGGGGGGACTTGGCTTCGGTCTGTTAAGAGAAAGTATGGcgagtttgaggatggtaaccGTTTCTTTATACCCGGGATTGAACTTTATTACAATGCACGAGTCCATATGGAGAACGAATGTGTTGCACTACGCGAGACGCTCAGTAGCCAGCAGAACACGATACAAGATTTGTATACTGAGCTGGACGAGGAGAGGAATGCTTCATCATCCGCTGCCAATGAGGCTATGTCAATGATATTGAGGTTGCAGGGGGAGAAGGCTGAAATACAGATGGAGGCCCGGCAATTCAAGAGTTTCGTTGAGGAGAAGATGGCACATGACCAGCAGGAGCTTTTGGCACTGGAAGATTTTCTGTATAAGAGAGAACAGGCGATTCAGGCACTCACGTGTGAAGTGCAGGCCTATAAGCATAGAATGATGAGTTATGGGCTCACGGAGTCTGAGGCAGAAGGTGAGAATGGTTCCTTTAGCCGTATCCAGAGTGTGGGTGACTTTGAAGCCCAGTATGAACTTCCGACAACGCCCACATATGAATACCCACCTTTGAAATGTAAAATAAATGAGACCCAAGGTGCGTTGGAGTGTGATGATGATGCAGATGTTGAGAAATATGCATTTGGTGAGACCCCTCGTGGGAGAGAGCATTTGAGAAATTTGGAAAGCAGGCTCCATCAGATGGAGAGGAGTCCGAGTGGCAGTTCGATGGGAGGGGATTTTTCAGGTTCCAAGAACATTTTTGAAAAGGTGGTGGTTGGCCATTCTCCTCGGCGGTCAAGACATTCCGGAAGACTTTCAAGTGACTCACCTATGTATACGGTTAAAGAAACTGGTCCAGATTTTGCTGAATCTCCTAGATATAACAGCAGCTTCAGGAAGGCAGACTATGTCTCACAGTCTGAGGACTACCCAAATACAAGAAAGTTTGATAATATATCAGAAGTTGGAGATGACACGAGTGATAGAATTTATACCATTGACTCTGTTCATAACGGAGCACCTTACAATGGTTATACAGAAGCCAAATCTGGAGTAACTCCGAGGGGACTTACTGGGCCTGATTTTGAGGATCCTGATGTCATGAAGCTCTATATGAGGCTTCAGGCACTTGAGGCTGACAGGGAGTCAATGAGGCAGGCAATGCTTTCTATGCGAACAGATAAAGCTCAACTGGTATTGCTTAAAGAAATAGCTCAACATTTGTGTAAAGATATGTCACCGGAGAAACAAATGATTGTGAAGAAGCCATCTCCCGTTAGAAGCTTTTCTTTCATTTCTGTTTTTAAG TGGATCATGTCCTTTGTTTTCTGGAGAAGGAGGGCACGCCGAAGCAA GCATATGTTTGGGCTATCAGCCAATGTGGGTTTGCTTATGCTTCTAGACAAGGGTCCCCATGTAAGGCAGTGGAGATGTCTTACAAGTACACAAGTGTAA
- the LOC126593842 gene encoding arginine-specific demethylase JMJ22: MLSCKTLLSQRTKSIRKKKKTKSKNKKTTKSVSTKQNPISKNYQELEEEEEDEDFEQGFNLKASAPSSSHGVQPLGNLYLSPGSVNSRNTGLGNLQTLTDELVLEILGLLGGTHLGVLATVSKSFYVFANHEPLWRNLVLDDLKGRLLYNGSWKSTYIAAHCPSFDVSSIRVSGLRVRDFYSDYLFQSWLCANLEMKPEWLERDNIIRRRGISVEEFISVFEEPNKPVLLEGCMDNWVALEKWDRDYLVHLCGDVQFSVGPVETKLGDYFRYADQAREERPLYLFDPKFGEKVATLGSEYEVPVYFREDLFGVLGIERPDYRWIIIGPAGSGSSFHIDPNSTSAWNAVITGSKKWVLFPPDVVPPGVHPSPDGAEVACPVSIIEWFMNFYGATKTWKKKPIECICKAGEVIFVPRGWWHLVINLEESIAITQNYVSRRNLLNVLDFLKRPNASTLVSGTRDRVNLYDKFKNAIEASFPGTIDHLTRKAEEKNAQQKKPSFWDSVTDSKAGAFKFSF, encoded by the exons ATGCTTAGCTGCAAAACCCTATTGTCCCAAAGGACCAAATCCatcaggaagaagaagaaaaccaaatccaaaaacaagaaaacaaccaAATCTGTATCCACAAAACAAAACCCCATTTCCAAAAACTACCAAGAattagaggaagaggaagaagatgaagattttgaacaaggtttcaatctcAAGGCCTCAGCTCCATCGAGCTCCCATGGAGTTCAGCCACTGGGAAATCTCTACCTCAGCCCAGGTTCTGTCAACTCAAGGAACACTGGATTAGGTAATCTCCAAACCCTAACAGATGAACTTGTTCTTGAGATTTTGGGGCTTTTGGGTGGGACCCACTTGGGGGTTTTGGCCACTGTAAGCAAATCTTTCTATGTTTTTGCAAATCATGAGCCCCTCTGGAGGAACCTTGTGTTGGATGATCTAAAGGGTAGGCTTTTGTATAATGGGTCTTGGAAATCTACTTACATTGCTGCTCATTGCCCTTCGTTTGATGTGTCAAGTATCCGTGTTTCGGGTTTGAGAGTTAGGGACTTTTATTCTGACTATCTCTTCCAGAGCTGGCTTTGTGCCAATCTTGAGATGAAACCCGAGTGGCTTGAAAGGGATAATATAATCAGGAGAAGGGGCATTTCGGTTGAGGAGTTCATTTCGGTTTTTGAGGAACCGAATAAACCGGTGCTGTTGGAAGGGTGTATGGATAACTGGGTTGCATTGGAGAAATGGGATAGGGATTATTTAGTTCATTTGTGTGGTGATGTTCAATTTTCGGTTGGGCCAGTGGAGACGAAGCTTGGGGACTATTTTCGGTATGCTGATCAGGCGAGAGAAGAGAGGCCGCTGTATTTATTTGACCCAAAATTTGGAGAAAAAGTAGCAACTTTGGGTTCTGAGTATGAAGTTCCGGTGTACTTTAGGGAGGACTTATTTGGTGTTTTGGGCATTGAGAGGCCAGATTATAGATGGATAATAATTGGACCAGCTGGGTCAGGTTCATCATTCCACATTGATCCTAATTCGACTTCAGCTTGGAATGCAGTGATCACGGGGTCAAAGAAGTGGGTGTTGTTTCCTCCTGATGTGGTTCCTCCCGGGGTGCATCCCAGTCCAGATGGAGCTGAGGTGGCATGTCCTGTTTCAATAATTGAATGGTTCATGAACTTCTATGGTGCAACAAAGACTTGGAAGAAGAAACCCATTGAATGCATTTGTAAGGCTGGGGAGGTGATTTTTGTACCTCGTGGATGGTGGCATTTGGTGATCAACTTGGAGGAATCAATTGCCATTACACAGAATTATGTTAGCag gAGAAATTTGTTGAACGTCTTGGATTTTCTTAAGAGGCCAAATGCCAGCACTCTGGTATCCGGAACCAGAGATCGAGTGAATTTGTATGACAAGTTTAAAAATGCCATTGAGGCTTCTTTTCCTGGAACTATTGATCACCTGACTCGGAAAGCAGAGGAGAAGAATGCCCAGCAGAAAAAACCATCCTTCTGGGATTCAGTTACGGATTCAAAGGCGGGTGCTTTCAAGTTCTCTTTCTAG
- the LOC126593841 gene encoding uncharacterized protein LOC126593841, with product MAMVAPPGSLPPTSLKIGGGNSTVKRKTPSQLRGEQRMTAVEISDESPAPLLGSTNEAENGQKKQEPSRNPRYIDIRMDEVYPAKKSRFKILSGKENAKESNSMEKPSSVKNLSMLSNLASKRKHQLSGPQNIDSAENTEEGAAKVFRTIEKCSQTTFRSVTELSSGGDRLSDFAAVDVDKALKGIDAQESTIGSSAYISERSGNPTSPGFGNFCLPDGKVPLDFSLKSSMRVVSSSPVNWIHRTIACGAYTSIPNLKFQSDHDQDQNMSHGSGLISNSHVISSKQLYSWVYPQSTLPPSLIQVLTSSTVEGVETEFLRKRQVAWDDSFQSLYYMLRNGTCDIFYVCTPYFVVMFTACNVSVGSKRISNACISQSTRAIRSLLREHDVSFSMPLCRSKVEQVTPDVLVELSEMEKQNFGQTRRLSSSSDIDNTPESLLVFNGNKNVHGVFDILLNYRSLLTALMVMDVPVLYSPVPFQNAAISSPEIKCTELKRADHIVAPKKTTTKDDGSMQGSSAGLCSSVEIKDAYLPPWIICSLCALLGSEGRSFEASFMNQPTSNGLNVAVEAVPEKSDCPDAPAEDLHKSTSTFGIPEAIVTPHLHLGFLKTLKFSNGCYSASLSPTLEAD from the exons ATGGCGATGGTTGCTCCACCCGGTTCTCTGCCTCCCACTTCTCTGAAGATTGGTGGTGGGAATTCAACAGTCAAGAGAAAGACACCATCCCAACTGAGA GGAGAGCAGCGGATGACTGCTGTGGAGATAAGTGATGAATCTCCAGCCCCTTTGCTTGGTTCTACAAA TGAGGCAGAAAATGGGCAAAAGAAACAAGAACCGTCAAGGAATCCTAGATACATTGACATTCGTATGGATGAAGTTTACCCTGCAAAAAAATCTAGGTTCAAGATACTCTCTGGAAAAGAGAATGCTAAG GAAAGTAATTCAATGGAGAAACCTAGCAGTGTGAAGAATCTTTCTATGCTTTCTAATTTGGCTTCCAAGAGGAAACACCAACTTTCTGG TCCCCAAAATATAGATTCTGCTGAAAATACTGAAGAAGGCGCGGCAAAAGTTTTTCGAACTATTGAAAAGTGTAGTCAAACTACTTTCCGTAGTGTTACTGAGCTTTCATCAGGCGGTGACAGATTATCGGACTTTGCAGCTGTCGATGTG GATAAAGCGTTAAAAGGAATAGATGCCCAGGAATCTACAATTGGCTCATCCGCTTATATTTCTGAAAGAAGTGGCAATCCTACATCACCTGGTTTCGGCAACTTTTGCTTGCCTGATGGAAAGGTTCCTCTGGATTTTTCTTTGAAAAGTAGTATGCGGGTGGTGTCCTCTTCCCCGGTGAATTG GATTCATAGGACAATAGCATGCGGTGCCTACACTAGTATACCGAATCTCAAGTTCCAATCCGATCATGATCAGGATCAAAATATGAGCCATGGCTCAGGGCTCATATCGAATTCCCATGTCATTAGTTCTAAACAATTATATTCGTGGGTTTACCCTCAATCTACCTTACCGCCTTCTCTCATACAAGTTTTGACATCATCAACAGTTGAGGGAG TGGAAACAGAATTCTTGAGAAAACGACAGGTAGCATGGGATGACTCATTTCAGAGTCTATACTACATGCTTCGTAATGGTACCTGTGATATCTTTTATG TGTGTACTCCATATTTTGTGGTAATGTTCACGGCTTGTAATGTCTCTGTGGGCTCAAAACGCATCAGCAATGCTTGTATCTCCCAGTCAACAAGAGCCATACGATCATTGTTAAGAGAGCAT GATGTTTCTTTCTCTATGCCTCTTTGCCGTTCTAAAGTAGAGCAAGTCACTCCAGATGTTCTTGTTGAGCTCTCAGAGATGGAGAAACAGAATTTTGGCCAG ACACGGCGCTTGAGTTCCTCTTCTGATATAGATAATACCCCGGAATCATTGCTAGTTTTCAATGGCAATAAAAATGTACATGGAGTGTTTgatattttgttaaattatag GTCGTTGTTGACTGCTTTAATGGTAATGGATGTCCCTGTGTTATATTCACCTGTGCCGTTTCAGAATGCTGCCATTTCTTCTCCAGAG ATTAAATGCACGGAATTGAAAAGAGCAGACCATATTGTTGCTCCCAAAAAGACCACCACAAAAGATGATGGATCCATGCAAGGCTCATCCGCTGGTCTCTGCTCGAGTGTTGAAATTAAGGATGCATATCTTCCACCATGGATTATTTGCAGCCTATGTGCCCTTCTGGGTTCTGAAGGGAGAAGCTTTGAGGCGAG CTTTATGAACCAACCTACATCAAACGGGTTGAATGTTGCTGTAGAAGCAGTTCCTGAGAAATCTGATTGTCCTGATGCGCCAGCTGAAGACTTGCACAAAAGCACCTCTACTTTTGGTATTCCAGAAGCCATCGTTACGCCTCACTTGCATTTGGGtttcttgaaaactttgaagttCTCAAATGGTTGTTATTCAGCTTCCCTTTCTCCTACCTTAGAAGCCGACTAG